The DNA segment AAGTTTCAAATTCAATTTAATTCTAGCGTTGTAACTTACCAATTAATTGGTCAATACCTTAGCTTTAATTCTAGTGTTGTAACTTACCAATTAATTGGTCAAGATCCTAGCTTGTTTAGTTCCTTAATTTTAGCTCATTAGTTACTAGACTATAGCTACAATCTTGTATATATGTAATCCTTTTAGTCATTGAGAAATTACAAGTTTTGATACTTTTATAGTGAACATAAAATGTAAAACTTGACTTTAACACTTTCATATGAAGCAAATATGAAATCTTGAATTATAAGCAACCACACAAGTGATAATCAAAGATATATCATCTTGAGCTTAGTTGAGCAAACCATTGTCAAAAACTTTAAATGTCCAAGATATTCATGTTTCACAATataaatcaaatgattaaattgtGTTTCCATTATGCAAAACAGTTAACAACCTAGCAAGTTAAGAAAGAGTTGCTGGTTTAGCTAGATATAAGTTTTTAAGATTCAGGTttaaaaatgtattttgttatgCTTGTCCGGGTTTTTGCTAGTTTCCCGCTAGCCTTTATATGATATCTTATCAttgttgccgttcaaaaaaagaaaaagaattgtTGTATGAGTTGAATAGGTTGTATGTCACGCTATTTTAAGGTATGTTATTTTAAGTTGAAAAGTGAAGTCATTTGAAAGATGGTTTAGACACTAATAGAGATATTGGATTAATAAAATCTTATACAAAACTGAAAACAAAATTAAAGTCAATGAGTCCGTGAAGAAAACTAAACCTCTGCATAGCGACTACATTTGTTACATTTGTAGATTGTGTTTGGAGCTATACAGGTCTAAATTGTAATTGTAAAATTAATACGTAAATTGTAAATGTATCTACCATTCATTctaaatttttatcatttttttattttaacaaaaATTCAGCTTGGCTTATTGTTGTTGCAGCAAACTCAGAGACTTAATTTCCATGAATAGCATAGCAAATTCAAATGCATTTCCAAAACGGTTGGCATCGTCTAGATATCCAAAAACGAAAGCAACATATACTAGAACTTAGCGTTGATAAGAACAATAAAAACATCATGAAAGTAGAGACACTAACAAAGCTCAACCTTTTTTAGCATCTTCTCGATGTCATCCTTGGACACATTTCCACTCCCAGCGATTACTATACTTCTTTTATTACCCGTAGATACCAACTCAGCCGAGACATCAAGAATACCATTGGCATCTATACTAAAGCAAACCTTCATTTTTTCTTTACCTTTAGGACCTGGTGGAACACCATGAAGAGTGAATTCATCAAGGAAGATGTTGTCTTTCGTTTCACCGCACTCACCTTGATACACACGCACTGAGGCTGATACTTGATTGTCGTACGATGTGTGATATTTTTTTTCCTTCATGATGGGTATTGGTGTGTTCCTTGGGATTATAACACTCATATATCCTCCTTCAGTGGTAATACCAAGGGACAAAGGGGTTACATCTAAGAGTATCAAATCCTTCACAGCTTTATTGCCATTACCACTTAAGTTTGCAGCTAATACTGCTGCACCATATGCAACAGCTTCATCCGCATTAATGCTCTTGCAAAGTGGTTTCCAGTCAAAAAACTCACCCAACATTTGTTGTACCTTGGGAATCCTAGTCGACCCACCAACAAGAACTATATCATCCACATTACTTTTGTGCATATTGCCATCTCtcaaacaattttcaacatgctCAATACACTTCGTAAAGAAACGAGCGTTCAGATCTTCAAATTTCGCCCGGGTGACCTTCATTGAAAAATCGACTCCATCACACAAACAATCAATATCAATCGAGGTTTCGGCTGTTGAAGACAAATCCCTCTTTGCTTTCTCACAGGCAACTTTCAATCTCCCCATTGCCCTTGCACTTTTGCTGAtatctttcttttgttttttcttAAATTCTTGTACACAATAATCAACCATCGCCTTGTCGAAATCCTCTCCACCCAAATGAGTGTCACCCCCCACTGCTTTGACACTTATGGTTCCGTCCCTGCTGATAGTAAGAAGTGACACATCAAATGTCCCTCCACCTAAATCAAAGACAAACACGTTTTTCTGTTGTGGGTGGTTTGGGTCCGAAATCTTGTCTAGACCGTAGGCAATTGCAGCTGCTGTGGGCTCACTGATCAAACGCATGACATTGAGGCCAGCTAGTGTACCAGCATCCTTTGTTGCTTGTCGTTGCTTATCACTAAAATATGCAGGGACGGTAATCACAGCATCTCTAACTGTTGTACCAAGGTATGCCTCGGCTGCCTCTTTTAACTTCTTTAAAATCATGGAAGATAGTTCTTCAGCCGAAAACTCCTTGTTTGCACCCATATGTTCAAGTACAATCAATGGTTTATCACTAGACCCTTGTATTACCTTAAAAGGCCATGATTCTATGTCTTTTTGTAAGCTTGTATCATTGAATCTGCTCCCCATTATACGCTTAACATCTGAAAATATAGCAAAAATAAAAGTAGTAGTAGCTGATCtatgatttttttttgtgtgtgatAAAGATGAAAGTTCATCAAATGATCTTACCAAAAACGGTATGAGTGGGGTTCCTGGTGATCTGATTTTTGGCACCCTCACCTACTAAAAGTTCTTTTCCGTTACAAGCCACACATGAAGGGGTAATGTTGTTACCCTGTTCATTAGGAAGGATCTCAACACGATTGTGTTGATCAAACCAAGCAGCAACACACGagtatgttgttccaagatcaatACCTATCGGAGTTGTTTTAACACTTCTCGACATCTTGGAAACTGGAATATATCCAAAGAATAACCTACATTATTAATATACACATATAATGAAGCCACTAGGCAAAAGCCTCAGGTATTTAGCGGTCTAGAACACAACAAAAGGTTAATCAGTTTATGAATATGAGGATTCAATACAACTTGTGATATACCTTGTAGAACAAAGATTGTTCGCTTCGAGGGAAACGCTCAAGATAGACAAATTCAGTCCAAGCTAGACAACAAATTACTCAACAACTCCTGTAAATTGAAATGAAGGTGGATAAATTTCATTGAACTAATGAAGGAAGATAAATGTCATTTGGGCCTCCTAGCTTTGTTTTAGCATCATTAATGCAATTTGAGACAATAAAGTGTCAGTTTATGAATATGAGGATTCAAATCATTTAGAGCTAAACTCAGTGCCAATGTACCTAACTGTGCCCTATAGATTTTGTTGTTAAAAAACTTAGCAAGGTGGtacatagttgtcaatagcgcgctatgtagtgaggcgaccaagtgtcgctatctcggtcatagcgaccaatagcgtgaatagcgacagttaggtttttttttttatgtaaatagcAATGAGATACAGccataaaatagctggatttataggtttttgttaaatatacatgtaaaatagcatatataccaagctattttgatataatatacatataaaaattttcaaaattctttttctagtgtatcacTATTTAAAAAATAGCGAGGCGCTGGTGCTAGCGCCTTTTGTAGGTTGAGACACACTTTTTACAAGAAGCGCCAAAAAAAGGATATTTTAGGGGTTTTTTCTTGTACCTAGGGTGTTTTTATGCAGGAAAATGTTGTACCTCAGGTTTTTTGGCATGTACATGTAGGTAAAATCATATAAAAATGTTATTAATAGCTATATTTTGAGTAGGGGAAGCTAATAATCTATGGAAtgtataaaagaaattatataaTAACATTGGCGGATCTTGAACCTAGTTTTTGTCTTTGGTAAAATCAGGAGGGATCTGACTCAATACATCTAATGTTTTTGGGAAACTTTCGGTTAATTTTACGTACAAAGCGAAATAACAGGGGGGAAGGGGGGAGCTAAGCCTGCCGCTTTTGTATTTTACGCCTCGGCTTTAGACCTGGTTGCTTTTGTGCCAAGACCTCTATTTACTTTTCCTCTCTTCATAATTTATATGTTTAGGTAGTTCTAGAAATCGAATATTTCATGAATGTCAAGATTTTATTGTTCATATTAAACTATACAAATAAACGTccgcggtatgcgcatataatgtataaaTATGTGGGTGCTTggagggcaaaagtgaaagtacaTTAattttaaagttattttattaatttcatgaaaataatgttaaaagagggGACGGTTAATCACAGAGGCGGAACCACAATGTAAgcagccgtagcacgggctacggctcaaccccgtattcgtagtattattttttttcgttttttataCAAAGAATACCCCTAAAAAATACGAGGATACCATTAACCATAAAATTAGGAAAGTATAACAGTGTAAATCTAATTCTTTTTACAAGCTCAAACATAATTGTTAATAGCCTATTAAGCTAGCTCATCAAGacccaaaataataataaaacagaCTCATTTATAGGTTGATTATGGGGGCAGCAATGGGCCTATTTTATAGGCAATCGAATGAGCCCGGAATTTTTTAACAATGCCATGGTTTGTGCAGTCGAAAAGGATTTTTTTCATAAAGTAGAAGTGGACGACAGTGATtaaacgatttcaagctatgaaaaaaagaagaaaacaaatctattaggtatttgttatactttattcatttatttattgtcgttttttaatattgtatgattgcacggtaaaaaaaaatttgggatacccctgatttAGTAGGCTGGTTCCACCactggttaatcatgcatcatgtggcgGCGTTGATAGCccaaagacaagggggtacatgcactaatcggtagTTGTCTCAATTGCAGAGTGTTATAtaccttatgtccaaggcttgatacaaaactactatcgagtcggggtCTCActgaagcagcctctctattcctacggacAGAGGTAAGGCTGTCCACATCTTACCCACTAAAACTATACAAATACTTTTACCACATGACGACAAATACAAGTAGTAGGCAACAAAATTACAATATTTGTATGGCTAAACCAAGATTTTAGGGGTTAATTTCCAACACATGTGGATAGACAAAGAATAAGAAATAAATGCAATGAAAGTCTAATCTGATCTTCTTCATTTGGTAAAGTAAAATGGATTTAAAACTAAGCATCAAATGTTACCTTGGCTTACTGTATAAGTCGAATGATGCCGGAAGCTTTCGAAACTGCTTTCTTTCACAGGTTTATGAATGACTTCACTTGTGAGTCGTCTCTCAAGTCAAGAGTCACTGGATAAATTATATAGGATCTCAAGAGTCCCATTTCTTCGCAACTTCGCATTATTGTACCtctatttcttttcttttgtcaTCATCAATACTTTTCatgctttttttttcttttaaatttcaatttatttatttatttatttgcttaATGAGTAAGTATTATCTACTCTTTATATATTTAGTAGTGGGATTTCCGTTTGCGTGCCTTTGTTCATTATCAGTCTGGTTCATTACAGTATCAGTACAATATCGGCACTTGGCATAGCAATCGTTGCTAATCGACATGTTTTTTATATCGATTGCAAACCTATAAAAACGAATACCCGTACCGGGTACTGATGTTATTTGGTTGGTATATACCGGTATCGTACAAACACTCGATATAACTTACGATACCAAAAAATACTTTATTGCGAATAATACTTGGTGTTAGGGCTGTTATCAAGCCGAGCTGAGCCGAGCCAGactaagctcgagctcggctcgaattAAAATCATGAGTGTCGTCGTGTCGAACTGGTATtcgtttttatagttttcgatcgatgtaaaacGTGTCGATATTCCATTGCTCATATCTCTTTCGACAATCACGAAGAAACGCGGGTAAACCAAGTAACCAACTAACGACTCCCCATTTCAAATTTCTTCAACCATCCTTCACGCACTTACTCACTGTAACCCTAATTCTCTTAATTTTCGTGTTGAACAACTTCATATTCTCTAAATTTTGCATAAATTTGAACTACTGAAGTAGAAATTGATTCTAAATCAAGTATATCATTCTGATTTTGTTTTCGTTTTGTGAAGTTTCGAAGATCTAGACGATGGACGAATACTTACAGCACATGAAAACGTTACGATCTCATATGAACGGTGAATCTCTCgctattttcttcttcttcttcaatttctcAACTGTTTGTTGATTTGTGAGCGATTCTGTAATTGAAGATGTGGAGGATCAAGCGGCGAAGATTTCTGTTGAAGAGCAGATGCAGATCACTACGATTCAGACTCTAACAAAAGAGATCGATTCAGGTAattaggtttttgattttttaatttattattatgcAAGTTTATCGTAAAGCATTTGCACAATTTGTTGCTGTAGACTGTAGCTTTTATGTTGACGAGTTGATTATAATATTGAGATCTGATTACTGGTAGCTTAGCTGTAGCTTATTGTATATGATTATGTTATTATTCTATAATGAGGACGCTCGTCGTGTTCATGCTCAATTGCTCATGATATAGGTCTCTGAGTTTCTGAATTATTGTGCAAGTTTGTCCAATAGGATACGTGCATCTTATTGCTGTAGATTATTAAAACATTAGGATCTGATTACTGTTAGTTTAACTGTAGAGGATTATATTATTCTTCTATGATGTGGAAGCTCATGTTCATGCTCAGGGTTATTTGAAGTAATGAGATATAAAAAGCCTTAAAACAATGTCCTTCTGCAACTATCTAACACTTGTCATATATGTGGATACTCATCCTGGATAAGAAGCTTGGTGTTGGTTAGTTAGACAAGCTTGTATTGGTTTTCAAATTGTACAGGCCGATGTGTTCGTTAATACAAAGTTTTATAGTTAGTTAAAAGGCTAGAAATAGACATGCATTCTCGGCTAAAGCACAGTAAAATATTACCTCTCTTTTACTCATGATGTAGCTACTAGGAAATGACACTAAGGATAGACAAGAAATGCATACTTTAGCAGATACAAGAGCAGGCAATAAATGCAGCAAGCCCTTTGATGAGGCGAACTCTGCCTCACATGAACTTGTAAAGGGTAGAAGCAGAACATTATTTGATTTTTGTAAATTTCACATCTTCATATTATAGAAAGTAGGTTGTTTATGTGATATTTATGATAGCTCTTGTTTGGTCACTATTGAGTTATGATCTGTCTTTTATATTGAGGTCATGACTATCTGCATTTTCGTCTTTGTTTTGGGTTCGTACATTTATGCTTGTCTTTCTATCTAATGTAGTGATGGTTGTATGAAAATGTAGCTAAATCTGAAATAAAGCGACTCAAGGAGGATTCTGATGCAATGAAGAATGCAAAGGGAGACATATGTTCAAAGATATTAGAAAGACAAAGGAAAATTGCTTTGTTGGAAAATGATTCTTCTACACTTTCACAGGTAGGGTTATTTTGACTCATTGCTTTTTTTGAAAATGTCTCTTGAACAATGCCTGAATTTTGTTGGAATATAATTCATTTTGATATATTTAAACAAGTTTGTACAGTATTTCCACTTGTCTTATTCACAAGGTCTTACTGTATAACTTACCTTTTGATTCTACAAAATAACATCCAGACATTGGAGCTCATTCAACAAGAAAAAGTAAACTTGTCAACCAAACTTGTCGATAAACGGTAATTTGTAAATATCTAAAACTAATAGATACATACCAGACATTATAATAGTACTGAGTGTGCTTTGCTTAATGAAACAGTACATCGTATGAAAAGACTGAAGAGGAGCTCGGTACCAAATTAAAAG comes from the Helianthus annuus cultivar XRQ/B chromosome 4, HanXRQr2.0-SUNRISE, whole genome shotgun sequence genome and includes:
- the LOC110936043 gene encoding heat shock cognate 70 kDa protein gives rise to the protein MSRSVKTTPIGIDLGTTYSCVAAWFDQHNRVEILPNEQGNNITPSCVACNGKELLVGEGAKNQITRNPTHTVFDVKRIMGSRFNDTSLQKDIESWPFKVIQGSSDKPLIVLEHMGANKEFSAEELSSMILKKLKEAAEAYLGTTVRDAVITVPAYFSDKQRQATKDAGTLAGLNVMRLISEPTAAAIAYGLDKISDPNHPQQKNVFVFDLGGGTFDVSLLTISRDGTISVKAVGGDTHLGGEDFDKAMVDYCVQEFKKKQKKDISKSARAMGRLKVACEKAKRDLSSTAETSIDIDCLCDGVDFSMKVTRAKFEDLNARFFTKCIEHVENCLRDGNMHKSNVDDIVLVGGSTRIPKVQQMLGEFFDWKPLCKSINADEAVAYGAAVLAANLSGNGNKAVKDLILLDVTPLSLGITTEGGYMSVIIPRNTPIPIMKEKKYHTSYDNQVSASVRVYQGECGETKDNIFLDEFTLHGVPPGPKGKEKMKVCFSIDANGILDVSAELVSTGNKRSIVIAGSGNVSKDDIEKMLKKVELC